A single window of Cytobacillus luteolus DNA harbors:
- a CDS encoding cytochrome c biogenesis CcdA family protein: protein MADVNLFLAFGAGFLSFISPCCLPLYPAFLSYITGVSVGELKSDNAMLQKRSVLHTIFFLLGFSLIFVMLGFGTSFLGQFFNDYQDLIRQIGAILIIFFGFVIIGVLSPKFLMKDHKFEFKNRPTGYLGSILIGMAFAAGWTPCTGPILASVIALAASNPGSGMVYMIAYSLGFSIPFLILSFFLGKMQWIRRNSAKIVKVGGYTMIIMGVVLFFDWMTKIIVYLTPIFGGFTGF, encoded by the coding sequence ATGGCTGATGTAAATTTATTCTTAGCATTTGGTGCTGGCTTTCTTTCGTTTATCTCACCCTGCTGTTTACCGCTGTATCCAGCATTTTTATCTTATATAACAGGAGTATCTGTTGGGGAATTAAAGTCTGATAATGCTATGTTACAGAAAAGAAGTGTACTACATACAATCTTCTTTCTATTAGGTTTCTCATTAATTTTTGTCATGTTAGGTTTCGGAACGTCCTTTTTAGGGCAATTCTTTAACGATTATCAAGATTTAATTAGACAGATTGGTGCTATCCTAATAATCTTCTTTGGTTTTGTTATTATTGGAGTGCTATCTCCTAAATTTTTAATGAAGGATCATAAATTCGAATTTAAAAATAGACCTACAGGGTACCTAGGTTCTATTTTAATTGGTATGGCATTTGCCGCGGGCTGGACACCTTGTACTGGACCAATCTTAGCTTCAGTTATTGCTTTAGCCGCTTCAAATCCAGGATCAGGGATGGTATATATGATTGCTTATTCTCTAGGTTTTTCAATTCCATTTTTAATCCTTTCATTCTTCCTAGGGAAAATGCAGTGGATTCGAAGAAATAGTGCTAAGATTGTTAAAGTTGGTGGATATACAATGATTATAATGGGGGTTGTACTATTCTTTGATTGGATGACAAAAATTATCGTTTACTTAACTCCTATTTTTGGTGGTTTCACTGGTTTTTAA
- the selB gene encoding selenocysteine-specific translation elongation factor: protein MEKRSFTIGMAGHIDHGKTTLTKALTNVDTDRLKEEKERQISIELGFAPLHINEEMQISVIDVPGHERFIRQMIAGVAGIDLVILVVAADEGVMPQTKEHLEILSFLGVKRGIVAISKIDRVEEEFTELVKEEIAEQLQGTLFADAPIVPINSLSKMGIDELKSTILNQLSHIEARNSLGSFRLPIDQVFTVKGQGTVVRGTVYEGTIFEGDQLTILPSFHETKARQLQIHQIQMDKATAGQRVAINLSNVTTDDVTRGDVLVSSKHYVVTQTMDVVIRFVSDLEHLVKQRALVKCHIGTSEVMGQIVFFDRNEVKDELDEVVCQIRLDQPIVTKRGDRFILRRPTPSETIAGGWVIDPLGGKYKFGKDTVSMLLQKKEGSPFDRLTEALQREKLLSKAEIIKATSLAKESVEELLSHQEVIEVKANIYTLKTVVSELHIKIEELLQNYHLGNSLRLGLNKAEISQELSSKFPKTLLDFVIEGMITEGKIKKNGQFIALDHFKPSFPSQWAKRMDNLINSLIEDNLQVKTWDEYVSQAGLPDKEANELKWFLTNSNLLYQLDEKHVIHKNVVDKALINLRASTGESFDLKDAKDTLQLSRKYLVPLLELLDTLNLTKREDNKRIWVEK, encoded by the coding sequence ATGGAGAAGAGGTCTTTCACAATAGGTATGGCAGGCCATATAGATCATGGAAAAACGACGTTAACAAAAGCTCTAACAAATGTTGATACAGATCGTTTAAAGGAAGAAAAGGAACGACAAATTTCTATTGAATTGGGGTTTGCTCCCTTACATATAAATGAGGAAATGCAAATATCTGTGATTGATGTTCCAGGTCACGAACGTTTTATTCGTCAAATGATTGCAGGAGTAGCGGGGATTGATTTGGTTATTTTAGTTGTGGCAGCGGATGAGGGTGTGATGCCACAAACGAAGGAGCACCTAGAAATACTATCCTTTCTAGGTGTTAAACGAGGGATCGTTGCTATTAGTAAGATTGACCGAGTAGAAGAAGAATTTACTGAATTAGTGAAAGAAGAAATAGCTGAGCAATTACAGGGAACGTTATTTGCAGATGCACCAATTGTACCAATTAATAGTCTATCAAAAATGGGAATAGATGAACTCAAAAGTACAATACTTAATCAATTGTCTCATATAGAAGCACGTAATTCATTGGGAAGCTTTCGACTTCCAATTGATCAGGTATTCACTGTGAAGGGGCAGGGAACGGTTGTAAGAGGTACTGTTTACGAAGGCACTATCTTCGAAGGAGATCAGCTTACTATTTTACCTTCCTTTCATGAGACAAAAGCCAGGCAATTGCAGATACACCAAATACAAATGGACAAAGCCACTGCTGGACAAAGAGTGGCCATTAATCTTTCTAATGTCACAACAGATGATGTTACTAGAGGAGATGTGCTAGTTTCTTCAAAGCATTATGTCGTTACCCAAACAATGGATGTTGTCATCCGATTTGTTTCAGATTTAGAGCACCTTGTTAAGCAAAGAGCGCTGGTCAAATGTCACATTGGCACTTCAGAAGTGATGGGGCAGATCGTATTTTTTGACCGGAATGAAGTGAAGGATGAGCTTGATGAGGTAGTCTGTCAGATTCGACTTGATCAGCCTATTGTTACAAAGCGAGGGGATCGATTTATATTAAGAAGGCCTACTCCATCGGAAACGATTGCCGGTGGTTGGGTGATTGATCCACTTGGTGGAAAATATAAGTTTGGTAAAGACACTGTTTCAATGCTCCTTCAGAAAAAAGAAGGAAGTCCATTTGACCGTTTAACAGAGGCTTTACAAAGGGAAAAACTGCTTTCGAAAGCGGAGATTATAAAGGCAACTTCTCTTGCTAAAGAGTCTGTAGAGGAATTACTTTCACACCAGGAAGTTATAGAGGTTAAGGCAAATATTTATACGTTAAAAACAGTCGTATCTGAACTACACATTAAAATAGAAGAACTATTACAAAACTATCATCTTGGAAATTCTTTGAGACTAGGACTTAATAAAGCAGAAATTTCTCAGGAACTTTCAAGTAAGTTTCCTAAGACGTTATTGGATTTTGTAATTGAGGGTATGATTACTGAGGGTAAAATAAAGAAAAATGGGCAATTCATAGCACTCGATCATTTTAAACCCAGTTTCCCATCTCAGTGGGCTAAGCGTATGGATAATCTTATTAACTCACTAATAGAAGATAATTTACAAGTCAAAACCTGGGATGAATATGTTTCTCAGGCAGGGTTACCCGATAAAGAGGCCAATGAACTTAAATGGTTCTTAACGAATTCAAATCTTCTGTACCAACTGGATGAAAAACACGTTATACATAAAAACGTAGTTGATAAAGCATTAATTAATCTTAGAGCCTCCACAGGTGAGTCTTTCGATTTAAAGGATGCAAAGGACACATTACAGCTCTCAAGAAAATATCTAGTACCATTGTTAGAGCTACTGGACACTTTGAACCTTACAAAACGAGAAGATAACAAAAGGATATGGGTTGAAAAATAG
- a CDS encoding CcdC family protein gives MVIASSIVAVFMATLMMFVRMRAAKKPTNVKKIILPPLFMSTGALMFVHPMFRVTTLELLEALTVGFLFSILLIKTSNFEIKGNDIYLKASKAFIYVLVGLLVIRIVLKYLLSSTIDFGELSGMFWILAFGMIVPWRIAMLYKFKKLQTEMVVSSRHI, from the coding sequence ATGGTAATTGCTTCATCGATTGTTGCAGTGTTTATGGCAACTCTAATGATGTTTGTCAGGATGCGAGCAGCAAAAAAACCTACAAATGTTAAAAAAATCATACTGCCACCACTTTTTATGAGCACAGGGGCTCTTATGTTTGTTCATCCGATGTTTAGAGTGACTACTCTTGAGCTTCTTGAGGCACTGACTGTAGGTTTCCTGTTTTCTATACTGCTAATCAAAACTTCCAACTTTGAGATTAAGGGAAATGATATTTATCTTAAAGCATCGAAAGCCTTTATCTATGTTTTAGTAGGATTATTGGTAATAAGGATTGTGTTGAAATATCTTTTGAGCTCAACCATTGATTTTGGGGAATTGAGCGGAATGTTTTGGATTCTTGCATTTGGCATGATTGTTCCTTGGAGAATTGCAATGCTGTACAAGTTTAAAAAACTACAAACAGAAATGGTGGTTTCAAGTCGTCATATCTAA
- a CDS encoding acyl-CoA thioesterase: MFKKVIDPRVSETDGAGHINNTTIPVWFESGRDQIFRVFTPSLSFQEWKCVIVKMNVEYVGQIYYGSPVTVMTWISRIGNSSFEVYEEIHQDQKLCAKGNATYVNFNFVTQKSEPIPDEIRNELKPHLLVIKD, translated from the coding sequence GTGTTTAAAAAGGTAATCGACCCTCGAGTTTCGGAGACAGATGGAGCAGGACATATCAACAACACAACCATACCAGTTTGGTTTGAGTCAGGCCGTGATCAGATTTTTCGTGTATTTACACCGAGTTTATCCTTTCAGGAATGGAAGTGTGTCATTGTAAAAATGAATGTAGAATATGTAGGACAAATCTACTATGGTAGCCCAGTCACTGTTATGACTTGGATCTCTAGAATTGGCAATTCTAGTTTCGAGGTGTATGAGGAAATACATCAGGACCAAAAACTATGTGCAAAGGGTAATGCTACATATGTTAATTTTAACTTTGTTACTCAAAAGTCAGAACCGATACCTGACGAAATTAGAAATGAATTAAAGCCCCATTTATTGGTTATTAAAGACTAA
- the proC gene encoding pyrroline-5-carboxylate reductase, whose protein sequence is MLKHKKVAFLGAGSMAEAMIAGIVNANKVPSKQIIVTNNSNQTRLKELENKYGITGLTREQLSLNEMDILILAMKPKDAEKALLSIKDKITPNQLVLSVLAGISTSFMEQNLKSGQQVIRVMPNTSSMIGESATAISRGKFTEDDQVELAKDLLEAIGEVYLIEEDKMDIFTGIAGSGPAYFYYLMEHMEIAGKDAGLDEETSRKIASQTILGAAKMMMENDTTPADLREKVTSPNGTTAAGLEALAKHGGGKAIKQAIQHAAKRSKEISAQMKNKTIVLN, encoded by the coding sequence ATGCTAAAGCATAAAAAGGTTGCTTTTTTAGGTGCAGGATCAATGGCAGAAGCAATGATTGCTGGTATTGTAAATGCAAATAAAGTTCCATCTAAACAAATTATCGTTACGAACAATAGTAATCAAACTCGCTTAAAAGAGCTTGAAAATAAATATGGAATTACAGGATTGACTCGTGAACAGTTAAGTCTTAATGAAATGGACATTCTTATTTTGGCTATGAAGCCTAAGGATGCTGAAAAAGCCTTATTATCAATTAAAGATAAAATTACCCCAAATCAATTAGTTTTATCCGTACTAGCAGGGATTTCTACTTCTTTTATGGAGCAAAACTTAAAATCTGGTCAACAGGTGATAAGAGTGATGCCCAATACTTCAAGTATGATTGGAGAATCGGCAACTGCTATTTCTAGAGGCAAATTTACTGAGGACGATCAAGTCGAGCTTGCAAAAGATCTTTTAGAAGCAATTGGAGAAGTATATTTAATTGAAGAAGATAAAATGGATATCTTTACTGGAATCGCTGGAAGTGGTCCAGCCTACTTTTATTACCTAATGGAACATATGGAAATTGCCGGTAAAGATGCGGGTCTAGATGAAGAGACTTCCCGAAAAATTGCTTCACAAACGATACTTGGTGCAGCCAAAATGATGATGGAAAATGATACAACACCCGCTGACCTACGAGAAAAGGTTACGTCACCTAATGGAACAACAGCGGCCGGATTAGAGGCGCTTGCCAAACATGGCGGCGGTAAGGCAATTAAGCAGGCTATCCAACATGCTGCAAAACGCTCAAAAGAAATTAGTGCACAAATGAAAAATAAAACAATTGTATTAAACTAA
- a CDS encoding DUF2621 family protein yields MVKLDGWFLWLILFWVIFLPTMMSIGGFFMFRKFLKRLPKEDGKSDLDWEEHYLKETIALWKKEEKALLEELVKPVPELFRDVARQKIAGTIGKLALEEKAKAITQDLVVRGYIIATPKRDHKFLLKTLREQKIDVTPYQQLF; encoded by the coding sequence ATGGTGAAGTTAGATGGATGGTTTTTATGGCTTATATTATTTTGGGTTATATTCCTACCAACAATGATGTCTATTGGTGGCTTTTTTATGTTTCGAAAGTTCTTGAAAAGACTCCCAAAGGAGGATGGCAAATCTGATCTGGACTGGGAGGAACATTATTTAAAAGAAACAATTGCGTTATGGAAAAAAGAAGAGAAGGCCTTACTTGAAGAGTTAGTTAAACCTGTTCCGGAGCTTTTTAGAGATGTTGCAAGGCAGAAGATTGCTGGCACAATCGGTAAGCTAGCTTTAGAGGAAAAAGCGAAAGCTATAACACAAGATCTTGTAGTCAGAGGATATATTATCGCTACGCCTAAGCGTGATCATAAATTTTTACTTAAAACATTACGTGAACAAAAAATTGATGTAACTCCTTATCAGCAATTATTTTAA
- a CDS encoding ATP-binding protein has protein sequence MPLAIMELLIGLLFIFTLLFLFQIYNDWYDKKPSPLTFFLFSTLSMILVMINPFEDSSGMRFDYRYIPLILATLYGGFRVGLPLLVICIAIRFWYGGSGFYATLINSGGTVLLSILLHQFFIIIRTYQKVIMATTLSLVVTTSTLLVIHYYFNVNVSLEIWIGFAGIQTVSVGLITLLIETTKKTLLIREKIIRAKKLEAVSHLAASVGHEIRNPLTVTRGFLQLLQTDKDLPFQKRQEFLQIAMEQLDSAETIISDYLTFAKPDISNVEVLDIGLEIKKATELITPLANRHSVVIENNTANSHIKGDRSYLQQCLVNILKNSIEAMPQGGFLTIQSEVIEGQYRLSISDTGIGMTNEQLKRLGEPYFTTKGYKGTGLGMMVVYSLIKAMSGSIDVTSEIGKGTQFTINFPIVKQELTIEHTYKAKSVS, from the coding sequence ATGCCATTAGCCATAATGGAGTTATTAATTGGGTTGCTATTTATCTTTACGTTGCTATTTCTTTTTCAAATATATAATGATTGGTATGATAAGAAACCATCTCCTCTTACCTTTTTCTTATTTTCAACTCTCTCAATGATCCTTGTGATGATTAATCCGTTTGAGGATTCATCTGGAATGCGCTTTGATTATAGGTACATTCCATTAATCTTGGCTACATTGTACGGTGGCTTCCGTGTTGGACTACCCCTTTTAGTAATTTGTATAGCGATTCGTTTTTGGTACGGTGGTAGCGGATTTTATGCAACACTAATCAATTCTGGTGGCACAGTTCTGCTATCTATACTATTACATCAATTTTTTATTATTATTCGAACATACCAAAAGGTAATAATGGCAACCACCCTATCACTTGTCGTTACAACATCCACTTTACTGGTTATTCATTATTACTTTAATGTAAATGTATCATTGGAGATATGGATTGGGTTTGCAGGGATTCAAACGGTTAGTGTTGGTTTAATAACCTTACTAATCGAAACCACGAAAAAAACATTACTCATTAGAGAAAAAATAATTAGGGCAAAGAAGCTAGAGGCTGTAAGTCATTTAGCAGCTAGTGTGGGACATGAAATAAGGAATCCGCTAACAGTGACTAGAGGATTTTTACAGTTATTACAAACTGACAAAGATCTTCCATTTCAAAAGAGGCAAGAGTTTCTACAGATTGCAATGGAGCAATTAGACAGTGCAGAAACCATTATTTCTGACTACCTAACATTTGCCAAACCGGATATATCAAATGTAGAAGTTTTAGATATCGGTTTAGAAATTAAAAAGGCAACAGAGCTTATCACTCCATTGGCAAATCGTCATTCCGTTGTTATAGAAAATAATACCGCTAACAGTCACATAAAAGGCGATCGCAGTTATCTTCAACAATGTCTTGTAAATATTTTAAAGAATAGTATTGAGGCGATGCCACAAGGTGGTTTTTTAACAATACAATCGGAAGTTATTGAAGGGCAGTATAGATTATCCATTAGTGACACAGGAATTGGCATGACAAATGAACAGCTAAAACGCCTTGGAGAACCCTACTTCACCACTAAAGGCTATAAGGGTACTGGGTTAGGAATGATGGTAGTTTATAGTCTTATTAAGGCAATGAGTGGGAGTATTGATGTAACAAGTGAAATAGGAAAAGGAACACAATTTACAATTAACTTTCCTATTGTTAAACAAGAATTAACTATAGAACATACTTATAAAGCTAAATCTGTAAGCTAA
- a CDS encoding DUF1540 domain-containing protein, with product MPNVEVSCSISNCTFYGEGNVCRAEKIMVDLDRHSSYNSEFGEELGYKDHIDEAVKSAQTCCRTFKPKES from the coding sequence ATGCCAAATGTAGAAGTAAGTTGTTCTATTTCAAATTGTACGTTTTATGGGGAAGGAAATGTCTGTCGTGCGGAAAAAATCATGGTAGATTTAGACCGTCATTCAAGCTATAACTCAGAGTTTGGAGAGGAATTAGGATATAAGGATCATATAGACGAAGCAGTGAAATCAGCTCAAACTTGTTGTAGGACGTTTAAACCTAAAGAATCGTAA
- the proB gene encoding glutamate 5-kinase: MTSCTENKRIIVKIGSSSLTSQHGEVSRRKLEKLVDEIVQLKDEGHEVLVVSSGAVAAGYRKLGCLERPTSLPEKQAAASIGQGLLMEAYSELLLSHGYVASQILITRSDFLNENRYNNVRNTLNVLLERGIIPIVNENDTVTVDRLRFGDNDTLSAKVAGLVDANMLIILSDIEGLYNADPRTNSDASLVEKVHKITPAIEAAAGDSGSSVGTGGMRSKIDAVKIAMASGISTFLGKAGTKNILVDAVNESAKGTYFVPKTDNTNLDQKKQWIAFNSGPEGEVYITEDAKSKMINQKTGLLREGIVEINGEFKKGSVVRIMDHEGNSVGLGVINCSYEQLKVKLEETKQLHSKNEKVVDHDDLVCHCEFSIPAGL; this comes from the coding sequence ATGACCTCATGCACCGAGAATAAGCGAATCATTGTTAAAATAGGTAGCAGCTCATTAACTAGCCAACATGGAGAAGTTAGTCGGCGGAAACTCGAAAAACTAGTTGATGAAATCGTGCAATTGAAAGATGAAGGTCATGAAGTACTCGTCGTTTCATCAGGTGCAGTAGCAGCAGGATATCGTAAGCTTGGGTGTTTAGAACGACCAACTTCCTTACCCGAAAAGCAAGCTGCAGCATCCATTGGGCAAGGGTTATTAATGGAGGCTTACTCTGAATTATTATTGTCCCATGGTTACGTCGCTTCTCAAATTTTAATTACACGAAGTGATTTTTTAAATGAGAATCGCTACAACAATGTAAGAAACACCTTAAATGTATTGTTAGAGAGAGGAATCATTCCTATCGTCAATGAAAATGATACAGTGACAGTTGATCGCCTGCGTTTTGGCGATAATGATACACTTTCTGCAAAAGTAGCTGGTCTTGTTGATGCTAACATGCTTATTATCCTTTCTGACATTGAAGGTCTATATAATGCAGATCCGAGAACAAACAGTGATGCTAGTCTAGTTGAGAAGGTGCATAAGATTACACCAGCTATTGAGGCGGCTGCAGGTGATTCAGGAAGTTCGGTAGGCACAGGTGGCATGCGTTCAAAAATTGATGCAGTTAAAATTGCAATGGCTTCTGGAATATCTACGTTTCTAGGTAAGGCAGGAACAAAAAATATATTAGTAGATGCAGTTAATGAAAGTGCAAAAGGAACTTATTTTGTACCTAAAACAGATAACACTAACTTGGATCAGAAGAAGCAGTGGATTGCTTTTAATTCCGGACCAGAGGGAGAAGTCTATATCACTGAAGACGCAAAATCAAAAATGATCAACCAAAAAACAGGTCTATTACGTGAGGGTATTGTTGAGATAAATGGTGAATTTAAAAAAGGTTCTGTTGTGCGAATTATGGATCATGAAGGTAATTCCGTTGGGTTGGGTGTTATCAATTGTTCTTATGAGCAGTTAAAGGTAAAGCTTGAAGAAACAAAACAACTTCATTCGAAAAATGAAAAAGTAGTAGATCATGATGACTTAGTATGTCATTGCGAATTTTCAATTCCAGCAGGATTATAG
- a CDS encoding response regulator, producing MAKILVVDDAKFMRLTLSSILSKANHEVIGEAENGKEAVELYRQLNPDLVTMDITMPEMNGLDAVKLIKKENPSAVIIMCSAMGQSKMVVEAIEAGAKDFIVKPFDEGRVLEAINRVLT from the coding sequence TTGGCAAAAATTCTTGTAGTTGATGATGCAAAATTTATGCGATTAACGCTTTCAAGTATCTTAAGTAAAGCTAATCACGAGGTTATTGGTGAAGCAGAAAACGGCAAGGAAGCGGTTGAATTATATCGACAACTTAACCCAGACTTAGTCACTATGGATATTACCATGCCAGAAATGAACGGATTAGATGCTGTTAAATTAATAAAAAAAGAGAATCCAAGTGCAGTGATTATTATGTGTTCTGCAATGGGACAGTCCAAAATGGTCGTTGAAGCCATTGAAGCTGGTGCCAAGGACTTTATTGTCAAACCCTTTGATGAGGGAAGGGTATTGGAGGCAATAAATAGAGTACTTACGTAA
- a CDS encoding carbonic anhydrase: MKGLVTLNRNSVTCFTYLLIALLCLYTLQVDKVYSSPPQENSDWSYQEKTGPDYWGSLDPSFVQCEKGASQSPINIDTSKVIEHSELKDISLNYTKSSFSITKKQLTLELLPEDKNNSLYIGEKEYVLKQIHFHYPSEHTLNGKKFPAEIHLVHQNRSGQLAVIGLFVEKGKENQVIKKFFRELPREIEKDQKVKEDINVENLLPEKTVYFRYDGSLTTPPCSEDVKWLVLNQSIEMSADQLNKLETLFISNSRPVQSIGKRKVYIKPN, from the coding sequence ATGAAGGGATTGGTAACTCTGAACAGAAATAGTGTCACCTGTTTTACTTATCTTTTAATAGCTTTATTATGTCTCTATACACTGCAAGTAGACAAAGTTTACTCATCTCCACCACAAGAGAACTCGGACTGGTCTTATCAAGAAAAAACTGGACCTGATTATTGGGGCTCTTTAGACCCTTCTTTCGTACAATGTGAAAAAGGGGCCTCTCAGTCACCTATTAATATTGACACTTCAAAGGTCATCGAACACTCAGAATTAAAAGACATTAGCCTCAATTATACAAAGTCTAGTTTTTCAATAACAAAGAAACAACTCACTCTAGAACTTCTCCCAGAGGATAAGAATAACTCTCTCTATATAGGAGAAAAAGAATATGTCTTAAAACAAATTCATTTTCACTATCCAAGCGAACATACGCTAAACGGCAAAAAGTTTCCTGCTGAGATACATCTTGTTCACCAAAATCGGTCAGGGCAATTAGCTGTTATTGGTCTTTTCGTAGAAAAAGGCAAGGAAAACCAAGTAATCAAGAAATTTTTCCGAGAACTTCCGAGAGAGATTGAGAAGGATCAGAAGGTAAAAGAAGATATAAACGTAGAAAACCTGTTACCTGAAAAAACAGTGTATTTTCGTTATGATGGGTCGTTAACTACACCACCTTGTTCTGAAGATGTTAAGTGGCTAGTTCTAAACCAATCTATAGAAATGTCAGCAGATCAACTCAATAAGCTAGAAACATTATTTATATCAAACAGTCGGCCTGTTCAATCGATTGGAAAGCGTAAAGTCTACATTAAACCGAATTAA
- a CDS encoding glutamate-5-semialdehyde dehydrogenase has translation MTLLTSNEINVESQAIQAKKAAKILSALTTEEKNEALTILADKLEAEYKTILKANELDLANGREQNFEEAFMDRLSLTKERIYDFSKGLREVVELEDPTGDVLSNWTLENGLKVEQVRVPLGVIGMIYEARPNVTVDATGLALKSGNAIVLKGGSSAINTNKVIVDVIHQGLEETKIPKDAVQFIASTDRAATKQLFTLKEHIDVLIPRGGGALINAVVNNATVPVLETGVGNCHIYIDRAADVNKALSILINAKTDRPAVCNAAETVIVHEDWFESNVAALLSTLNDHGVSIRGDKRVLDEIPGATLAEEKDWAEEFLGLTIAMKIVKNIDEAIEHIDQYGTKHSEAIITEDKVAASTFMKHVDAAALYHNASTRFTDGGALGFGAEIGISTQKLHARGPMGLPALTTCKYLMTGDGHIR, from the coding sequence ATGACTTTATTAACATCAAACGAAATTAATGTAGAATCACAAGCTATCCAAGCAAAGAAGGCGGCTAAAATACTAAGTGCTTTAACCACAGAAGAGAAAAATGAAGCATTGACTATTTTAGCCGATAAGCTTGAAGCTGAATATAAAACCATTTTAAAGGCAAATGAATTGGATCTAGCTAACGGAAGAGAACAAAATTTCGAAGAAGCCTTTATGGATAGACTTTCACTCACAAAGGAGAGGATATACGATTTCTCTAAAGGACTAAGAGAAGTTGTAGAATTAGAGGATCCAACTGGAGATGTTTTATCTAATTGGACACTCGAAAATGGTTTAAAGGTAGAACAGGTCCGGGTGCCACTCGGAGTTATTGGTATGATCTATGAGGCACGACCAAATGTTACAGTGGATGCAACAGGTCTTGCGCTAAAGTCTGGAAATGCAATTGTCTTAAAAGGTGGTTCCTCTGCCATTAACACCAATAAAGTTATTGTTGATGTGATTCACCAAGGATTAGAGGAGACGAAAATACCTAAGGACGCTGTTCAGTTTATTGCTAGTACTGATCGTGCAGCTACAAAGCAATTGTTTACATTGAAAGAGCATATTGACGTGTTAATTCCACGTGGTGGAGGTGCTTTGATTAACGCAGTTGTTAATAATGCTACTGTACCTGTACTAGAAACAGGAGTAGGAAATTGTCATATCTATATCGATCGCGCAGCAGACGTAAATAAAGCATTATCGATTCTAATCAATGCAAAAACCGACCGACCTGCTGTGTGTAATGCGGCAGAAACAGTAATTGTTCATGAAGATTGGTTTGAATCCAATGTAGCTGCTCTTCTTTCAACATTAAATGATCATGGTGTAAGCATTCGAGGAGATAAGAGAGTGCTTGATGAAATACCAGGTGCTACACTTGCAGAGGAAAAAGATTGGGCAGAGGAGTTTTTAGGCTTAACTATTGCGATGAAAATCGTAAAAAATATAGATGAGGCGATTGAACATATCGATCAATACGGTACTAAGCACTCAGAAGCAATTATTACTGAAGATAAGGTAGCTGCCTCTACATTTATGAAGCATGTCGATGCAGCTGCATTATACCATAATGCTTCAACAAGATTTACCGATGGTGGAGCATTAGGCTTTGGTGCTGAAATAGGAATTTCCACGCAAAAGCTTCATGCACGTGGTCCCATGGGACTTCCAGCATTAACGACTTGCAAATATTTAATGACTGGTGACGGTCATATCCGTTAA
- a CDS encoding aspartyl-phosphate phosphatase Spo0E family protein has product MLATIEQKRAELIDIVLKNGLSSSISIKHSQELDALLNQYNNYSNFRQKSLSNT; this is encoded by the coding sequence ATGCTTGCAACCATAGAACAAAAAAGAGCCGAACTTATTGATATTGTCCTTAAAAACGGACTATCTTCTTCCATTTCTATTAAACATAGTCAAGAATTGGATGCATTACTAAATCAATATAATAATTATTCAAACTTCAGACAAAAAAGCCTCTCAAATACATAA